The Acanthopagrus latus isolate v.2019 chromosome 1, fAcaLat1.1, whole genome shotgun sequence genomic interval CGatatttaacaatatttaagttgcggtcagtgtgtgtgttaagaagAGCCACTGTCTAGTATACACTTGTAATTCCTGTATCGATTATCACAGAATCATTGTATCGTGATATTGTCATCATCTTGGGCAAAACAATGTGATCGTATCGCAAGGTACGTGGTGATCGtggtctgactgaaatgagatGTATGTCGTAGGCCTGATGATGAAGCCTAATCCTCCGAGTGCACTTTAGATTACATTGCAGTCCTTGTTCTGTTGACTTGAATAAGCagtaacagaaaataaattaactgAAAAGTAGTGTAATCAGTAATATATTACTCTAGGCAGACAGTAATAttgtaatgtaaaatatatctttaaaatgaaggtaatTAGTAATATGTATTATATTGCAGTACTTGGTTCCATTTTATGATCTATCAATTTACTCATTggtatttaatgtgttttatctgtttactgtacatgttgTCAAATAAACTTACTGTATATGTAAAAtgcttgtgtgcatgtctgtgtgtgtgtgtgagagagaatcaGTGTTTACCTGCTGAGTAACAGCATGTGTGAGTCACCGTCCAGGTAGGCTTAGAGTTGGCTGACctatataaacacacagacagctggacagAACCTTAGTTCTCATTGGCTGCCCGCAACGCTTCCCCCggacacacagctgtcagttaCATGAGGAAATACATTCCCAGTACTGTCCTcggaaattaaaaaatgaatccaCGTAATCTGTGTTGTCTGCTCATGAACGGATAAATGGATTTTTCACAACAGCGTAGTATGCTGCCTGTGAGACACTGTTGCACATGTGATAGTAATTCCTCTGGACAATCACTGTGGATTAAAaggcttgtgtgttttctgttctaacctgtctgttttgtgtttttcagatctGATTGTTAAAGTTATTCAGCAAAACATGGGGGGAATCAAAATAGAAGAATGGAGAAAGGTACGTTGATTGAAGTGATTATTGTGATAAACTTAACATTCTCATTGCAATGTTATGATACTCTACCCAATAGTGGTGAACTTATTGGTCGAATTAAGAGCTGTGATAGATgatattctaaaaaaaataaagacattttatttttattgtattttctttcGCCTCATAGGCTATTGTTAATTCTCACTACCGTCAAGCTAGCATTGTGCAACATTTGGCAgcactttctctttcattctaGTCTGCGACTGGTTCACTTATCGCTATAGCAATAAATCAGCCTCGCCTTGTGGAAGACTCATGGGAAGAAAATCGTGTTCCTGGGCAGAGTTCAGAAGAATCATGATTTTAATTGGCAATATATATTCCACAAGGTCTCAGAAAGGAGGACATAATTTGCTagtagtatttttttcttccttttctcctaCTTCTCTTGGCTGTCACATTGACcctgctttgtttctcttttgctatggctttgtgtgtgtgtctgggtgtttttcctgcatgctTTGGTGTGCCCTTGCTGTGGGGAATCAGCCAGAAAATGTGGTCCTGCTACTACAGGTAAATTCATCATAACAGTGTGCTGAAATCTCACATAATAAACACTACAGTGTCATTATTGACACTTTGAGGCGGAATGATAATTTTCTGAATCCTGTCCTCACGCAGTGGATCTACTACGAAGCGGGATTCCTCATATGTGGGACCATCGGCATCCTGTTTGTGGTGCTCACCCCCATCATAggcatgtgtttctgtgtgtgccgATGCTGTGAGAACTGCGGAGGGGAGATGcaccagagacagaggaagaactTCGACTGTCAGAGAGGTTTCTACACAGCCTCGCTCATCGCCACCTCCATCTTCATCGCGTGAGTCCTCATTGCCTTTCTGTTCTTTATCATCTTGTTTATCATCACTGTGAGAATTGTTGTGTTAGATTCTGTAACTATGCTGGTTTCAGATATAGCGAAGCATGTCTTGCCGAGATCCCAAAGCTACCAGTACAAACATGTTTccgttttgtatttttacctctgCCTCTTCACCAGAGCCATCTCGATTAGAAGCGACTATATTAGTGAGGGTGGTGAGGAAACCCTTTAAAACCTACTTTATCACAAACAACACTTTCTTTATCTGCAATCTTGGGTCTTGTGGTATCCCATTTGAATCACAAATAAAGACTACCtgttacctgtttttttttttttcctctcatgtctTTACGGTGCATTTTAGTTCAACCTAGTTGGCCGAGACACTGGCATCATCAGACAACCTTCATCCATTCTTTGATGTCTGTTAGTTGTGCCTGGGCAACGAGTTCCCCCTTTAACCACATCTGCTCACACTCAGACTGGATGATTCGTGCAGTTTACTtgctgaggaggagacaggtgtTCAGTCAGAGAAATAGGATCCAGACTCTGCAGGACAGTTAGGTGTTACTGATATCACTTGGCTGACTGCGAGAGGCCTCTCTGCATGAATGAGTGCTTTCACATCACCAACACGCATGCTCACgcacgcacaagcacacacatgcacgtatGCATACAGTACTGTGCATAAAGCACTTTGTGGCCATTTGGAGATGTGGAGATATTATGTGATCAGGGTTTTTGTTATTATGATTCTTACATAAGCCCTCGCACAGaagattctttctttttctcattctaTTGAAAGTCAGTCAAATCTTTGTTTCAGGCTGAGCAGAGTAAAAGACATCAGTTATCAGGCGGGTAAATGAAAAGTCATTTTCGCTGTTAAATCTTCACTAATCACACAGGAGGTGGATCGTAGAGAAAGACTAATGCCCTATGAAAGAACTTTAAGGTAGCAAGCATGTGAAATGGGATTTAGAAAATTGGTTAAAGGTTTGTCACTGTCATTGACTGTACAAGACAAGTAGAGACTTTGCATCTCTTTACTCATATTGTCAACTTGACAAAGTTCTTGCCAGTGTTTTAAAAGATTaaccaaaagtcatacttgagtaaaagtaaagatatggtGTTAAAGTATTACTTTTATAGAAGTCACATGTATGAATGGTCAAAGTCTTGAGTATCTAATGTTAAATGTAGAAGAAGTAATATTCttgcaataaatgtacttaagtaagtataaaaagtacaacaaaaagtTCCCCCACTACCCATCCTTTGGCCTTGGCTTCTTGTTGGATCTGATATTCtgcattttctgattatcagaatcagtgttattttattcaACTGCAAATAAAGTAATTTGATACAGCATGAAATCTTTTATCAAAGTTATCAAATCAATATATTCCATCACAGGTTCTTGCACCTCAGAAAGTGTTATTAAAAGGCATGTAGGATCAGCAACTCTCACTCAATCACAGCGAGGACTGAAACattgacaaaaaataatatcaGTACACATTTTAAGATGGAGATTTTAAAGAAAACCTAGCTGATGAATGTGATTTTACAGTTGACATATATCTGACAATGACTTGTGAAGTTCATCTTGATGTAACcatgctgccctctagtggtgaaTACTGCTCACTGTGTTTCTTTACCTCACTGaccctgtgtatgtgtgtgtttcagtgtgggAGTTCTTATTGCCTATGCTGCGAACCATAATGTCAGCCTCCAGATTAAGAGCACTCGGCGGCTCATTAACACCAACATGAGAGACATGAAGACATTTGCTAACAACACACCTGcggtatgcacacacacacacacacacacacacacacacacacacacgcacgcacacatattCCCATGTAAAAGACATACACATTAAAATTCATGCTTTGCGCTGCTCTAACgttcattgtgtgttttctgttgcagcAAATTGATTACCTGACAGCCCAGTACACCACAGCAAAGAACAAAGTCCTGTCAGAGCTCGACAGTAAGTTGAACTCAGACTGTTTACATAATGTACTTGTCTAATGTCTCCCGCTGTGTTTGCCTGTAGCTCTCTGTGTATTGTTGCTATTAAACTGTCTGATCTCTCCCAACAGACATTGGACCTTTGCTGGGTGGCAGGATCCACAGTCAGCTGGAGAAAGAGGTGGTTCCCTCCCTGGACACTGCGCTGCGTATGGCAGGAGGTAACATACATCATCTTGCTCTTGCTTTTCATCCCTTACCTCCTGTTTGGTTTAAAAAGCTGAGACAAACTATAGTATGCAGGGATGATAATATTTATTCcacaggatttttttcaagaactAAGCTCTTAAGCAACGAGCCATTttggttgcattttgttgtttttgttatgtgtCTCAAAACCTCTAAACAGAAtctattgttttgtatttttaaatacaaaataaacctTTTATCATGTTGAATGTTACAACAAACTTAAATTGTGAAGCACTCCCAGTTTTGCTGAACTGAAAGTCAAATTGCACCGTATAAATAATCCTTATCTCTGTGACCTGCTTCCACATTTATGTAGCTATGTAACATGCTTCCTACTAACAATCCATTTCCTTCCTTGTAGTTTTATCACTCAGTGATGGTCTTTTAATGCCACATCCTCACTATTTTTTCCAACTTTCCCTTtcctttactttttcttttatttgaagcAAAAGTTGAGAGTTCCATCAAAGGTAATTACAGCTGATCTGggttcagtgtttcagtgctCGTGACTTGGTGTCAGTGGATCTTGGGTGTAACAAAATCCCATAGATCCTGATCCTGAATCACTGTTGTGCCCTGTAAAGTCTTGTTGGACTGTGGTCAGTGTGCTCTTTGTAAGCCGTGTTGTGGTTGCCTGAATTGTGAATGTATATTAATATAAATCCTACGAGGCAGACCAGGATAACAATACAAAACGACACACCGGTGTAACTGCTCACTGCTCTCTGCTGTAGCCATGCGGGAGACCAAAGAAGCCCTGGAGAACATCAGCACCTCCTTGGAGATTCTCCAGGAAGGGACAGGGAAACTTCAGGCCAGTCTATCAGAGGAGCGGGCGTCTCTGTCTAACACCCTGTCAGACCCCGCCTGCACTAATGGAGCTGTCTCTCACACCTGTAACACCATCCGCTCCACACTGTCCCAGCTGGGAATCAATGCTGACTACTCAAAGGTAACAAAGAACTCAAGATAGTCTGACTCATGAAGTGGGAATCAGAGCCAGATAACAAGAATCTtaatatctctttttttttctctttctgtcagcTTCCAGATGTCCGTCACGCCTTGGCCAATGTCGACACAGTCCTGAAAACAGACCTCAGCAACATCGTACAAAAGGTTAGCCTCTGTCTCCAGCTCATCatcattttgtcactttcttccTCAACCATCATATTATTACAAACACACCCTGATTAAACCCTTTTCTCTCTTACTGTCCTACTCCAGGGTTACACATCCTTTAATGACACACCAAAACTGGTTAAAgaacaaactaaaaacattgTCTCAGgtacacaagtgtgtgtttactgtatgttttttagttttagttaacCCTACAAATTAAGCTGTTTTCCTTTCCCCTTAACAGAGTCGAAAGTAGTATTTCACTTtcttatatttctttttctctcatgttcTACATACTTGTGAATGATGAAACTACAGCTTTACCTCGTAAGTCCTGCTTCActccttttcacattttgttagACTCCCCCTTCTCTGTTTTGTCCTCTCTAGTGGGCCAGCTATTATATAttgaaaaaacagcaataattTAAGTTGCtttctgatttttctgtttgtctttttctctgtagGAGTAAAAGGCATGCTGGATAAGATTGGAATGGAGATCATCGGCTTCTCCAAGATGTTCCCAGTGGAGGCGTCTCTAGCCAATTTCACTATTTTCTTGAACGATGGACAGAAAAACATTGAGTCTTTTTACCCACAGATTGACCAGATGGATTTCTACAGGTAAGTGCTGTTAAGATATAAGGCCCAAAATATCACTGTTCTGCTTCAGCAATAAAGCTCAGCTAAAGGCCCGCTTTACACTATATTAAagatatttccctcagaagTCAGTGGATGCCAAagaacagagctaaaagagtaATTATTGAATTcatcaggtggccagaaacacaactcaaaatgaaaatattgctCCATAATGGCTATAACGTTTAAAAAAGCAACCATAACAATTAACGTCCCTTGTGTTCAAAATTAGTTTCTGCTgccccaagtggccaaaaaagtCAGTTATTACAGTAAAAAGTTGAAATTATGACAAGGTTATGGTTCGGGTAAGACTCCAGTAAATGAATGTGAATCAATACAATATTCTCACAAATGACAAcagtaagtgtgtttgtttgtttgtgctgcaggtgGATTGGCTGTGTGGCAGTGCTCTGCATGGTCGTCCTGGTCCTGGCCTTCAACATCCTCGGACTCCTGTGTGGCACCTGCGGCTACGACAAGCAAGCTACACCAACAACGCGAGGATGCCTTTCGAACACCGGCGGCAACTTGTTAATGGCGTACGTTCCCGTGTCAACAGCCTTAACACTTGTAGTAAATAGGGAGTGATTTCGAGGTAAAAGTGAAGGCTGGAAACTGGGACTACAAAATAACAgatgtttgtgtatgttgtttctgtctcttgcGCTTTCAGTGGGGTGGGCTTCTCTTTCATCTTTGCCTGGATCCTAATGGGCATGGTGACCGCCTTGTTTGTTGTTGGCGGCAACGTGGAGAAGCTGGTGTGTGAACCGCTGGCTAACAGACAGCTGTATAAGGTAAAGAACACAAGCACCCTTCCTGAATCATCTTATAGTCTTTACTCTCCTttttgcatctctgtgtgtttctgttggcaAGAGTTTTATCTGAGCAGCATATTGGTGCAAAACCAACAACACTGTAGCTCTGTGCTGATGAATATGCGTCTGTGTGCAGATCATAGACACACCGTACCTAGTTCATCCCGCCAAGAAGAACTTCCTTCCTGGGATGCTGTTTCAGAATCCAAACATTGACTTGACTTTGGGAAGCATGTACAGGTAATGTGcagatttgcagattttttCCTACCTTGCCCTAAATTGTTTACGAtcccttttttaatgtttggaaTGAAGACCAGcacattttatagattaaacCATACTGTATCTGTGTCACAGGGACTGTTATGAGAACAATGGTCTGTACCATGCTCTGCAGCTAGAGACCATGTTCAACATCAACTCATTCCTCAACAGAACTGTGGTAAGTCTCAGTTTCCTGTGTGGGaattcatgataaaaaaaaaaaatatatatatatatatatatatactgtatatatatatatatatatatgcgtGTTAGTGCCGCAAGATGAATGACTGCCGGTAATTGTGAGTTTTCCAATGTGTGTTTGACAACAGTACAACAGGGATCTGGCCAAAGTGTTTGACAGCGTGCAGGTTGACCTGCAGGACATCACACTGCTGGAGCAGGCCGGCAGAGACAACCTCATCAACTTCGCCAATTCTGGAGTCGGACAGATTGACTATGAAGCCTACTTGACCGAGGTAATGCATCTGCGTGTTTAGAATGCAGTTAATAcactgtggggaaaaaagaaactcCCCAGAGTAACTTATGGGCTTATTTTAGTCAAAGTTAAGTTAAGCCTTGAGGAACTGACACACTAAGTTAATATAATGTCCCTGCAGAACTGCCGTGTGATGTCTGTCATGTGCAggtctgaaatgtctttttagaGATTCCATTGGAGGATAATTTTTGAATCATTTATAATTCTTAAACACCCAGttaagtttactgtttcagttcGCTGATTTCATTTTGGACATtacagtttattgttaaactgtaaaatacctTGCTGTGTTTGATAATCACATGACGGATTGATGGATCGTTGGCTGTATGTTGGCTGATGTATTAATAGCATAATTTTCTACTTCCTAACATCAGCACAGGCCCAAAAATGATCAGTCGGGCTTAACATAAGTGTATCTGTTGTAAAGTACTTAATTGTTAAAATACCCATGTATCTATACAATTTTTTGTGTATAAAAACTTTAACAGCTATGCTACACCCAGGTTGAAACTTCAGTAAAACATTAACTATATTACCCCTGCTACAtgctacattttgttttgttgtttcaggtaAATAAGGGAGTCACTGTCATGGATCTCCTGTCCTTCTCTACTGACCTGGAGGCTCAGGCCGACCAACTGGTGAGTgtcatctttattttaacaagacattacagcaacaacagaatCACCTTTATCATTCAAATAccaaaatcataaataaatgtgagaACAGCAAAGTTTAACACTCAATGTTATATGATTGCTTTGGATTAACTGAGGGTTTAGAGGCTAACCACACTGCAGAAAGCCATGCAGGTTGTACTCAAGTCCCTCAAGTACACTGAGTTGACAGAGAACTTGACTTAGATGAGGTTTGTCAGCTGTAGGAATCCATTCAAGTTTAACTTCATAATTTCCCTTCGGATTGTTCATATGACTGGTAATAAATCTGACTCAagagatttgtgtttttcctgttggTTTGCACATTTAAATTAATACTGCATTACAGGTTTAGGGCTGTAGGAATGTGAtatacagtcagacagacagcccCTCTGGAAAATTATTTCGCTTTAACCTCGCTGATCCTGCCTGTCGGTCTGAACAAGCCGCCCATTCACCtttaacacacgcacacatttatGGCACATGCATGGTACATAGAGCGGGAAGTGTGCAGTTTAAAGGCACATGGGACATGGCACAGAAGGATTAGTGTGTGACTAGGAAGGAAGAATAATAAATCATTGAGTCAATAATCATTAACTCATTATGCCAGAGATTTTAATCGTCTAATGTAAGTTATTGTAGCAGCTTAATGACATGTAATTGGAAtaaactgctgttttctttgtactttgtttgtttacagccacGTGGTGCTCTGGAGAATGCACTGAAAGGACACGCCAGCAGTATCAGACAGATTCACAGAGAACATGTGGTTCCAATGGAGCAAGCAATGGTAATTACATCCTAGACACACAAGATGATACACACAAATcctttacttttttactttttctgaacacacagttttttACTTAAAGATACCCAGCTAACTAATAACAGGAATAATTTCATAGAGAATCTTGAAGCAAAGAACATTTTCTAATGTGGTTTTCTCAGTTTTGCTTATAACATTTTAAGGCTTATCTTAAAATTGCATACAACACAATATGCCTTGAAGCAATGGACATT includes:
- the prom1b gene encoding prominin 1 b isoform X3, whose product is MLWTRWLVLLLCWGATGGEQQADEREGFPVESRADPRRQRSPPPVEPLDFGFVPSAVYDTHAYYEPGAVGILFHMVHAFLYVVQPNNFPKDLIVKVIQQNMGGIKIEEWRKPENVVLLLQWIYYEAGFLICGTIGILFVVLTPIIGMCFCVCRCCENCGGEMHQRQRKNFDCQRGFYTASLIATSIFIAVGVLIAYAANHNVSLQIKSTRRLINTNMRDMKTFANNTPAQIDYLTAQYTTAKNKVLSELDNIGPLLGGRIHSQLEKEVVPSLDTALRMAGAMRETKEALENISTSLEILQEGTGKLQASLSEERASLSNTLSDPACTNGAVSHTCNTIRSTLSQLGINADYSKLPDVRHALANVDTVLKTDLSNIVQKGYTSFNDTPKLVKEQTKNIVSALPRVKGMLDKIGMEIIGFSKMFPVEASLANFTIFLNDGQKNIESFYPQIDQMDFYRWIGCVAVLCMVVLVLAFNILGLLCGTCGYDKQATPTTRGCLSNTGGNLLMAGVGFSFIFAWILMGMVTALFVVGGNVEKLVCEPLANRQLYKIIDTPYLVHPAKKNFLPGMLFQNPNIDLTLGSMYRDCYENNGLYHALQLETMFNINSFLNRTVYNRDLAKVFDSVQVDLQDITLLEQAGRDNLINFANSGVGQIDYEAYLTEVNKGVTVMDLLSFSTDLEAQADQLPRGALENALKGHASSIRQIHREHVVPMEQAMSSLSQSIKLLQRTSSDLPVKVTNILSAIDAAEYLITHNASHVVKQETKGYIQNLVGYFKQYTNWVKNSLSTEVAQCKPISNIVDSMEIVACSFILDSVNTFWFGLGGCCIFLIPSIIFSVKLAKYYRRMDTEDVFEDSPYDDTLTRFPRASAPPSYSDW
- the prom1b gene encoding prominin 1 b isoform X5, with translation MLWTRWLVLLLCWGATGGEQQADEREGFPVESRADPRRQRSPPPVEPLDFGFVPSAVYDTHAYYEPGAVGILFHMVHAFLYVVQPNNFPKDLIVKVIQQNMGGIKIEEWRKPENVVLLLQWIYYEAGFLICGTIGILFVVLTPIIGMCFCVCRCCENCGGEMHQRQRKNFDCQRGFYTASLIATSIFIAVGVLIAYAANHNVSLQIKSTRRLINTNMRDMKTFANNTPAQIDYLTAQYTTAKNKVLSELDNIGPLLGGRIHSQLEKEVVPSLDTALRMAGAMRETKEALENISTSLEILQEGTGKLQASLSEERASLSNTLSDPACTNGAVSHTCNTIRSTLSQLGINADYSKLPDVRHALANVDTVLKTDLSNIVQKGYTSFNDTPKLVKEQTKNIVSALPRVKGMLDKIGMEIIGFSKMFPVEASLANFTIFLNDGQKNIESFYPQIDQMDFYRWIGCVAVLCMVVLVLAFNILGLLCGTCGYDKQATPTTRGCLSNTGGNLLMAGVGFSFIFAWILMGMVTALFVVGGNVEKLVCEPLANRQLYKIIDTPYLVHPAKKNFLPGMLFQNPNIDLTLGSMYRDCYENNGLYHALQLETMFNINSFLNRTVYNRDLAKVFDSVQVDLQDITLLEQAGRDNLINFANSGVGQIDYEAYLTEVNKGVTVMDLLSFSTDLEAQADQLPRGALENALKGHASSIRQIHREHVVPMEQAMSSLSQSIKLLQRTSSDLPVKVTNILSAIDAAEYLITHNASHVVKQETKGYIQNLVGYFKQYTNWVKNSLSTEVAQCKPISNIVDSMEIVACSFILDSVNTFWFGLGGCCIFLIPSIIFSVKLAKYYRRMDTEDVFEDGQESWN
- the prom1b gene encoding prominin 1 b isoform X1 — protein: MLWTRWLVLLLCWGATGGEQQADEREGFPVESRADPRRQRSPPPVEPLDFGFVPSAVYDTHAYYEPGAVGILFHMVHAFLYVVQPNNFPKDLIVKVIQQNMGGIKIEEWRKPENVVLLLQWIYYEAGFLICGTIGILFVVLTPIIGMCFCVCRCCENCGGEMHQRQRKNFDCQRGFYTASLIATSIFIAVGVLIAYAANHNVSLQIKSTRRLINTNMRDMKTFANNTPAQIDYLTAQYTTAKNKVLSELDNIGPLLGGRIHSQLEKEVVPSLDTALRMAGAMRETKEALENISTSLEILQEGTGKLQASLSEERASLSNTLSDPACTNGAVSHTCNTIRSTLSQLGINADYSKLPDVRHALANVDTVLKTDLSNIVQKGYTSFNDTPKLVKEQTKNIVSALPRVKGMLDKIGMEIIGFSKMFPVEASLANFTIFLNDGQKNIESFYPQIDQMDFYRWIGCVAVLCMVVLVLAFNILGLLCGTCGYDKQATPTTRGCLSNTGGNLLMAGVGFSFIFAWILMGMVTALFVVGGNVEKLVCEPLANRQLYKIIDTPYLVHPAKKNFLPGMLFQNPNIDLTLGSMYRDCYENNGLYHALQLETMFNINSFLNRTVYNRDLAKVFDSVQVDLQDITLLEQAGRDNLINFANSGVGQIDYEAYLTEVNKGVTVMDLLSFSTDLEAQADQLPRGALENALKGHASSIRQIHREHVVPMEQAMSSLSQSIKLLQRTSSDLPVKVTNILSAIDAAEYLITHNASHVVKQETKGYIQNLVGYFKQYTNWVKNSLSTEVAQCKPISNIVDSMEIVACSFILDSVNTFWFGLGGCCIFLIPSIIFSVKLAKYYRRMDTEDVFEDMGNIGNHGEQVCDIHGDLAVVSSPYDDTLTRFPRASAPPSYSDW
- the prom1b gene encoding prominin 1 b isoform X2, with protein sequence MLWTRWLVLLLCWGATGGEQQADEREGFPVESRADPRRQRSPPPVEPLDFGFVPSAVYDTHAYYEPGAVGILFHMVHAFLYVVQPNNFPKDLIVKVIQQNMGGIKIEEWRKPENVVLLLQWIYYEAGFLICGTIGILFVVLTPIIGMCFCVCRCCENCGGEMHQRQRKNFDCQRGFYTASLIATSIFIAVGVLIAYAANHNVSLQIKSTRRLINTNMRDMKTFANNTPAQIDYLTAQYTTAKNKVLSELDNIGPLLGGRIHSQLEKEVVPSLDTALRMAGAMRETKEALENISTSLEILQEGTGKLQASLSEERASLSNTLSDPACTNGAVSHTCNTIRSTLSQLGINADYSKLPDVRHALANVDTVLKTDLSNIVQKGYTSFNDTPKLVKEQTKNIVSGVKGMLDKIGMEIIGFSKMFPVEASLANFTIFLNDGQKNIESFYPQIDQMDFYRWIGCVAVLCMVVLVLAFNILGLLCGTCGYDKQATPTTRGCLSNTGGNLLMAGVGFSFIFAWILMGMVTALFVVGGNVEKLVCEPLANRQLYKIIDTPYLVHPAKKNFLPGMLFQNPNIDLTLGSMYRDCYENNGLYHALQLETMFNINSFLNRTVYNRDLAKVFDSVQVDLQDITLLEQAGRDNLINFANSGVGQIDYEAYLTEVNKGVTVMDLLSFSTDLEAQADQLPRGALENALKGHASSIRQIHREHVVPMEQAMSSLSQSIKLLQRTSSDLPVKVTNILSAIDAAEYLITHNASHVVKQETKGYIQNLVGYFKQYTNWVKNSLSTEVAQCKPISNIVDSMEIVACSFILDSVNTFWFGLGGCCIFLIPSIIFSVKLAKYYRRMDTEDVFEDMGNIGNHGEQVCDIHGDLAVVSSPYDDTLTRFPRASAPPSYSDW
- the prom1b gene encoding prominin 1 b isoform X6 produces the protein MLWTRWLVLLLCWGATGGEQQADEREGFPVESRADPRRQRSPPPVEPLDFGFVPSAVYDTHAYYEPGAVGILFHMVHAFLYVVQPNNFPKDLIVKVIQQNMGGIKIEEWRKPENVVLLLQWIYYEAGFLICGTIGILFVVLTPIIGMCFCVCRCCENCGGEMHQRQRKNFDCQRGFYTASLIATSIFIAVGVLIAYAANHNVSLQIKSTRRLINTNMRDMKTFANNTPAQIDYLTAQYTTAKNKVLSELDNIGPLLGGRIHSQLEKEVVPSLDTALRMAGAMRETKEALENISTSLEILQEGTGKLQASLSEERASLSNTLSDPACTNGAVSHTCNTIRSTLSQLGINADYSKLPDVRHALANVDTVLKTDLSNIVQKGYTSFNDTPKLVKEQTKNIVSGVKGMLDKIGMEIIGFSKMFPVEASLANFTIFLNDGQKNIESFYPQIDQMDFYRWIGCVAVLCMVVLVLAFNILGLLCGTCGYDKQATPTTRGCLSNTGGNLLMAGVGFSFIFAWILMGMVTALFVVGGNVEKLVCEPLANRQLYKIIDTPYLVHPAKKNFLPGMLFQNPNIDLTLGSMYRDCYENNGLYHALQLETMFNINSFLNRTVYNRDLAKVFDSVQVDLQDITLLEQAGRDNLINFANSGVGQIDYEAYLTEVNKGVTVMDLLSFSTDLEAQADQLPRGALENALKGHASSIRQIHREHVVPMEQAMSSLSQSIKLLQRTSSDLPVKVTNILSAIDAAEYLITHNASHVVKQETKGYIQNLVGYFKQYTNWVKNSLSTEVAQCKPISNIVDSMEIVACSFILDSVNTFWFGLGGCCIFLIPSIIFSVKLAKYYRRMDTEDVFEE
- the prom1b gene encoding prominin 1 b isoform X4 translates to MLWTRWLVLLLCWGATGGEQQADEREGFPVESRADPRRQRSPPPVEPLDFGFVPSAVYDTHAYYEPGAVGILFHMVHAFLYVVQPNNFPKDLIVKVIQQNMGGIKIEEWRKPENVVLLLQWIYYEAGFLICGTIGILFVVLTPIIGMCFCVCRCCENCGGEMHQRQRKNFDCQRGFYTASLIATSIFIAVGVLIAYAANHNVSLQIKSTRRLINTNMRDMKTFANNTPAQIDYLTAQYTTAKNKVLSELDNIGPLLGGRIHSQLEKEVVPSLDTALRMAGAMRETKEALENISTSLEILQEGTGKLQASLSEERASLSNTLSDPACTNGAVSHTCNTIRSTLSQLGINADYSKLPDVRHALANVDTVLKTDLSNIVQKGYTSFNDTPKLVKEQTKNIVSALPRVKGMLDKIGMEIIGFSKMFPVEASLANFTIFLNDGQKNIESFYPQIDQMDFYRWIGCVAVLCMVVLVLAFNILGLLCGTCGYDKQATPTTRGCLSNTGGNLLMAGVGFSFIFAWILMGMVTALFVVGGNVEKLVCEPLANRQLYKIIDTPYLVHPAKKNFLPGMLFQNPNIDLTLGSMYRDCYENNGLYHALQLETMFNINSFLNRTVYNRDLAKVFDSVQVDLQDITLLEQAGRDNLINFANSGVGQIDYEAYLTEVNKGVTVMDLLSFSTDLEAQADQLPRGALENALKGHASSIRQIHREHVVPMEQAMSSLSQSIKLLQRTSSDLPVKVTNILSAIDAAEYLITHNASHVVKQETKGYIQNLVGYFKQYTNWVKNSLSTEVAQCKPISNIVDSMEIVACSFILDSVNTFWFGLGGCCIFLIPSIIFSVKLAKYYRRMDTEDVFEDSSYPWLVSL